One genomic segment of Gammaproteobacteria bacterium includes these proteins:
- a CDS encoding integration host factor subunit beta — MTKSELMESLARKLQARQDSLAQKDVELAVKTMLEQMTQALAVGERIEIRGFGSFSLHFRPPRLGRNPKTGDPVPLSGKFVPHFKPGKELRERVNAALQDELKNR, encoded by the coding sequence GTGACGAAATCTGAATTGATGGAGTCATTGGCTCGCAAGCTACAGGCTCGGCAGGATTCACTGGCGCAGAAGGATGTAGAACTGGCAGTGAAAACCATGCTTGAGCAAATGACACAAGCATTGGCTGTTGGAGAGCGGATCGAGATCCGTGGCTTTGGCAGTTTTTCTCTTCACTTTCGGCCTCCACGCTTGGGGCGAAATCCAAAAACGGGCGATCCGGTGCCATTGTCGGGAAAGTTCGTGCCTCATTTTAAGCCCGGCAAGGAATTGCGTGAACGCGTAAATGCGGCGCTGCAGGATGAGCTCAAAAATAGATAG